The genomic segment CTACAATTTATTTCTAATACTTTACAATACTATTAAAATtgatttagttatgatttcttgttaaaattattttatttgtaatttactTTTCTAAAATGTTCTTACAGTGGCAAAATCTATTTTTATATGCTAGAGTAAATTGTTTTTTTCTTCCCCATGTTGATAAATTTACTGACCTTATGGTTAAAGATGAGAGAACTGGGACTTGCTATCGTGCCGATCACTTGCTCAAGGACTTCTGCAGTGAAAAGCTTCAAAAAGACCTTTCCATAACTGCCAAGGAGGCTGCAGAACTGAAGCGCATACTTGCTATTTTGGATGATCTTTTAGCTGAAGAGCTGGGTGCCAAACTTAAGGAGTATGGAATTACAGCTCCAGACACTAAGAATCCACTTTCTGATCCATATCCATTCAATCTTATGTTCCAAACATCAATAGGCCCATCTGGCTTGAGCCCTGGGTGAGCACGATACATTTTGGTACTAATTATTCTTAGCGATTCTTTTTTATTAAGACTCCTGTTTGGTCAGTAATGATATGTAATTAAATCTCCTCTGCTGTAGGTTCATGCGGCCAGAAACTGCACAGGGCATATTTGTTAACTTCAGGGACTTGTACTATTACAATGGGAACAAGCTTCCTTTTGCTGCTGCTCAAATTGGCCAGGCTTTCAGAAATGAGGTTCTTAATTTTCTTATCTTTGGACTTTAGCACTTATGTTTGCATAGGATGCTCATATTAGTTCTAATTGGTAACGAGTCTTTGTAACTAGTATTTTGGTCCTCTCCTTTCTTATAAGAATAAAAAATAGCCCTGTAATGTAGCTGTTGCATTCCTTAGTGCTATGCTTCTTTTGTACCCAAAACTGTGTCCCATTGATCTGTGACAGTGTTGCAAggtccatttttttttaaataaaaccttAAACAATATCTCATTCCAAGAATACTGTATATATCTGCAGATTTCTCCCCGACAAGAGCTTTTGAGAGTTCGTGAATTTACACTTGCTGAGATTGAACACTTTGTGGATCCCGAAGACAAATCTCACCCAAACTTTGCAGAAGTTGCAAAATTGGAGTTTCTAATGTTCCCAAGGGAAGAACAAATGTCTGGCGAGTCTGCGAAGAAAATTTGTCTGGGTGATGCAGTTGCCAGGGTTTGTTTACATAACTTTTATTCAATATCTTCTTTTCTCTGCTCCCTTGTCTCTAAGCATGTGATGATGATTACAGTGCTATatagtttcttcttcttcatgtttTCTACAGTATATATCTTTTACCAAACTGTACAATAACACTTTTGAAGTAATGaaaatgtgtttttatttttttacttttggaCATATCACTCTGTTTGTTTGATTTTCTTTCTGCCTACATAGCCAGTCAGGTGGATAAGTTAATATTTATCTATTACATATTTGGTTTCGAAAAGTAGTGGATACAATAAGGTACTAAAGAGTAACTGAAATAATAAGTTACCTGGCAGAAGAATAAATTCAGATTTTTTAAAAATGTATTCTCTAAATTGGAGCCTCTTTAGACAAATTTTGTTTGACCAACAACATGCATTAAACTTTTCCAGCTGTTTTGACTGTTAGTTTCagtattttgatttttttgtacAATGTTTTAGGACTAGGCATTTGGTTTATCATTTTCAGCACTGCTTGGGGATAATATCTACAACTTTGGCGAGCTGCTGGCACATCCTATTGTAAGAATATCTCTGCCCTactctgtgtgtgtgtgtgtattttttcccttctttctacTCAACTTGCCTTAGTTGCTCTAACTTTTTTTCCCATTTTACAATTGGAAATATTTCATGTTGAATGTGCTTGTGATGTGTAACAATTTTCCATTTTGGTGATTTAAAGTTCGTTCTTCTCAAGATTCTTGTAGTGCCTTGACATACTTACTTACCCTCTTATATATATCATCCTGGGGTGTATTAGTACAAGGTGAAATCCTTATTAGTATCTTATTGAAAAAAATCCTTTACATCACCGGTAGTGGTTTACAAGGGATGGCATGTATAGGGATGATATTCTAAATCCATTAGCCATGTATCTTTCTTACTTCTCAttatttgttcttgttatttattGATTTGTTTTTGTGGTCTTATTTTTTTAGTCTTATTCTTGTGGTACATGTAGCTCATCTAAACTTTAGTTAACAAGAAAGAGTAAAAACGTGATAAAACTGAAGCAATTGTATTATTAAGacataaataatatatacaaGTCATGTTTATCAATAGTTATCTAAATAAGAAACTGTGGAAATATTGAGTTTGAAGACACTTAAAAATCAATCccaggaaaaaaaaaaacaagcaatCTTACTTCACTTAGAACCCCcataaaatacaatgagaaaaCCCTTCCAAGGCATCTCTATACATTCTTGTAATAATATtggtgtttttatttttaaaaactcatgttgaaaatatttgaaaaaaataagcaATAGTTGACATTAAatcagattttatttaattaaataagaaaaggaAGATAAAAATACATATGTCTGTATATGTGTATATGCACACATATGCACACATATTCTACTCAGGAAACACTATGTTCTGTCTTGCTAATGACATATATGTCTCAGAATTTTTTTCTGCTCATATTTACAACTTTTGCTTAATATATtctacatatatttatatgtgtataTAATCTTTTGGGTTAATAGCTGGAACTAGAAATTAATAAAAACTAGCTTGGTTAAATACTAAAATACTTCAGCTATTAGTTTTAAATACTAAAACCGAAAGTTTCAACATATTTTCACTCCAAGAATTATGGTAGGAGAAGTATCACAATTTTCATCTCTGTCTCCTTtgatagcttgttttgttccctgaATAAAATGGGTACTAGTTGACCTCATTTTGTCTTGTTTCTATGGGAAACAGAGTTAATTTAACAGTTGGTCTTGAAGGGCTGGCTGGGCAGACTATTGCCTTGGCATTTGTTGGAATGTCAATTGCAGTGCTTCCAATATGTCCTGGTTAGTATGAATCTTCTTGAAATTAGAATATGATGTTTGAATATTAAGAATTAACAGTTGGATAATTTTCTATTTTACTTGTTTCTTGGTTGAGCATATagttagtattttttattttgtatagaTGTGATCTCAATCATTAGGCCAGAAGTAAATGAGGGTTTGAATAAGTATCCATATGTTAAAAAGCTATGTTCAAGAACAGTTGCTAACACTTGGTATATGTTTGTCTCAGTATCTTATGTTCTGTTATGAGTTTTTTGGTTTTTTTGATAAatgtctttcttcaattttttctagtTGACTTGGAGCTTTTAGAGTTTCATTTGGGGTCTGAGACTGTAATACCTGTACAGTACAAAGTTaccattagtaagtatagcacatactttaatcttagcactagaccttatatatatataatttagttaaaTCAGTTAGTTTAGTTAAGTTATTGAGAATAATTTTGAGCTTAGTACTAGACCTTATATGCCTAAATTAGTATAGCACATAACGTTATGCATACAAGAAACAAATGGCAGAAAATGAAATAGATTTTCTTTTGCTTCTAGCTTGCAACTAAAGTTGAATGATTAAGCATAAAGTATGATTgagttcttctatatcatatatagaccttttcttcaaaaatcataaacttgacaCTAAAGCCAAGAGTTTAGAACACAAACAGGAAACAGAAATTTAAGACATACCAGAAACCGTCACCTCAAAACATCGATTCTTCTcatgtttgattttttattttattgtttttctttatgattttgttgtataagaagtcaaagtgtgattctgtttttattctttaatttttttggggataTATTGACAGAATTTAGAGTTCTGGAATCAATTCTTTCTCACATACTTTTTTATCATtgagaatgatatatttgttatcttgatacatttcacaagccttgttttaagttgcatgttttgttgcttcagtcgttgttttgcatggtagtacatcttgctataccctgctgtttcgtcaagttttggagttattacaaatttaatttaaactttatatgcttacaggtggaaactagcttaagtcttatgttcttaataataaaatgacttttttttacaatgtgcaggtatattgagatgatttctttggagcaattcttgacaacatttgtagttgaggcctttagaatggaagaatgtatttcactaatttttgtatacatttcttgttttgtatttagtgataaaggaatctgaattgggcataaattatgttgtaatatgatttcttaagcctagactagtagactaaatattgtaattacatttgagtaattaataaaaatctatttatgttaccttatttggcttcaactttcatatttgttttcctagttttgtgtaagtaaaaaaagattatgtttctctaagctaatataacacatgtgttatactaaagtgtagtataacacaaaaaaatgtgttatactaaagtgtagtataatacaaaaaatgtgttatactaaaaaaaaatgtgttatactaaagtgtagtataacacaaaaaaagtgttatataatcgactataaataacataattaaacacttatctatatattaaaataacaaagaaattgtgttatcgttgacagtacagtaacacatctgtataacactgataaagtgttatgtaaagtaccctgacctacgataacatagtcggtcttaacacatcagaaagtgtaattgtatgttttgataacacattttcggtgttattaaaagcattttttcttgtagtgtggtgTATTTCGAAATCCCTAGGTGCCTAAAGATTGATTTGCTTGTGTTCTTGAACACTACCATGGAGGTAATGGGATTCTCTACCCTTTTGTTGATTTGATATTGATTTAATTCATGTTTATGGTCATGGATTAATATTtgatgttttgagaaaatatgTCTACGTTTGATCATATGGTTTTGATGAATATGTGTATGATGATGATCTCTTTATTAGAAGCAtgattaagttttaattaaatttttgaaacAAGAGGATATCTTTGTGTATGTTTTGTCCTAGCATTTTATTTCTTTTGAGTTTTGAACATGTTTCTTGATTAAGGGGTTTGTTGTTGTGGCATATAGGTTTCGGCCAAGAGAAGATGTGGTCTTCTATGGTTGTGTcaatatttttatttcaattgTATTTTTGGTTGgataaaaatgcatgataaatttTGGAAAATTATTTTGGTAAAAGGACGTATAGTGTTTCGACCTAGGGTATTTTAAAAGGATTATGAGTTGTGTTTtgtttctttattctttttaaatcATTGAGTAATGAGTGTGACATCCAGTGTTTTGAACACCCGTTAGTAGCCGGTTAAAGCCAGAGAAGAATTATATGGAATATtatttgataaataatattatatgaaattgTGTTATTTCATGAATTTTTATAGTCGTTCTGATGATCTGGTAAAAGGTCTAGGCTTATGCAAAGAACGATTGGTCTTGGACCAAGGGGTAAACtctaatgggagaaaaatctcggattaaataaaatagggaatactatggcataaaataTTTTGGCAActgagactttatagtcgagccaataaatttaagagaattgattgaggtttgaattctaATCAACCAAgtttaagaatgagaatttcttgttCATAcatttaagggtattttggtc from the Humulus lupulus chromosome X, drHumLupu1.1, whole genome shotgun sequence genome contains:
- the LOC133805061 gene encoding glycine--tRNA ligase, mitochondrial 1-like codes for the protein MVKDERTGTCYRADHLLKDFCSEKLQKDLSITAKEAAELKRILAILDDLLAEELGAKLKEYGITAPDTKNPLSDPYPFNLMFQTSIGPSGLSPGFMRPETAQGIFVNFRDLYYYNGNKLPFAAAQIGQAFRNEVLNFLIFGL